Proteins encoded by one window of Hyphomicrobium nitrativorans NL23:
- a CDS encoding efflux RND transporter permease subunit, whose product MRRPAGDGGWVGVFVRRPILAMVVNLLVIIAGIAAVQNIEIRELPDVDRPVVTVSSSFPGASPESMDAQVTAIVESAVARVQGVTGITSNSSYGSSRVSIEFSTATDMQVAAMDVRDAVASVARQLPNDMDQEPRVMKADADASPIIRMAVASDTLSESELTDLVENVIEDRLAAVDGVAAANSYGLRARTIEVRVSQVALAARGIGLSDLISTIGAASITTPSGALENATQQLIVRAEAPIDTPADVAALEIDARTKVGDVAFVRWAFQDATAITRLDGSTAIGVEIVRQAKANTIAISDGVRQAVADLQRSLPEGVSIAITSDDAIFIRASITEVVITLLLATVIVILVIFAFLGSARETIPPAFAIPVSLIGTLAAIWIAGFSINMLTLLALVIATGLVVDDAIIVVENISRYRAMGNGPRAAAVLGTYEIVFAVLSTTAVLIAVFVPISFMPGLVGNLFSEFGFVLAFAVTISSFVALTVVPMMASKLGAPSARPRANDDEPARESWFTRLSNRLAEAYARTLDLCLRARYLLVAASFGFAALGWIAYTMLPQEITPAEDRGIVMVSLNTQQGANLEYMAKLTERVENILAELKEKGEITGVLATIGMGGNANRAMIVAPLAAWNERSRSQHEIQAELQQRLSGIPGLTVAMRQPNSLGIRGGGQGFRFAVAGPDYDRLAEKAVELASRLSETPGFRNARTDYDTTQPQLSVRINREAATKLGVPIASITSLINTMVDYQKAADLFIGDEIVEVQVKAGGRPIDDPTDLGNVFVKTNNGSFVSLSSLVTIQESAIAPSLGREDRQRAVPITAGLDEGMVLSDAVDAMRTIAAEVLDPTMSTILLGEARTLAETSQNTAFVFAIALLVVFLVLAAQFESIVSALVILFTVPFGLAAAAIAILLSGGTLNVYSQIGLVLLVGIMAKNGILIVEFANQRRDEGMDVDTAIRNASTVRLRPVMMTMAASVIGAVPLVLAFGAGAEARLALGWVIIGGLGFATLLTLFLTPVAYRILAPLSKPRSHETQVLEKELEAARFG is encoded by the coding sequence ATGCGCCGCCCGGCAGGCGATGGCGGATGGGTCGGCGTGTTCGTTCGCCGGCCGATCCTGGCCATGGTCGTCAACCTGCTCGTGATCATCGCCGGCATCGCAGCGGTTCAGAACATCGAGATCCGCGAGCTTCCCGACGTCGACCGGCCCGTGGTGACGGTGAGCTCAAGCTTCCCCGGTGCCTCCCCCGAGAGCATGGACGCGCAGGTGACGGCCATCGTCGAAAGCGCGGTGGCACGCGTCCAGGGCGTCACGGGGATCACCTCCAACTCGTCTTACGGATCGAGCCGGGTCTCCATCGAGTTCTCGACCGCCACCGACATGCAGGTTGCAGCGATGGACGTCCGCGACGCGGTCGCCAGCGTCGCCCGCCAGTTGCCGAACGACATGGATCAGGAGCCGCGCGTCATGAAGGCCGACGCGGATGCCTCCCCCATCATCCGCATGGCCGTCGCGTCCGATACCCTCTCGGAAAGCGAGCTGACGGATCTGGTCGAGAACGTCATCGAGGATCGGCTCGCAGCCGTCGACGGCGTCGCGGCCGCAAACTCCTACGGCCTGCGCGCACGCACCATTGAGGTCCGCGTCTCCCAGGTGGCCCTCGCCGCACGCGGCATCGGCCTCAGCGACCTGATCTCGACGATCGGGGCGGCCTCCATCACGACGCCATCCGGCGCGCTGGAAAACGCCACCCAGCAGCTCATCGTGCGCGCGGAAGCCCCCATCGATACCCCCGCCGATGTCGCGGCCCTCGAAATCGACGCCCGAACGAAGGTCGGCGATGTGGCCTTCGTACGATGGGCCTTCCAGGACGCGACCGCCATCACGCGCCTCGACGGAAGCACCGCCATCGGCGTCGAGATCGTACGTCAGGCCAAGGCCAACACCATCGCCATCTCGGACGGCGTACGCCAGGCCGTGGCCGATCTCCAGCGCTCGCTGCCCGAAGGCGTCAGCATCGCCATCACGTCCGACGACGCGATCTTCATCCGCGCGTCCATCACCGAGGTGGTCATCACCCTTCTGCTTGCCACCGTGATCGTCATCCTCGTCATCTTCGCGTTTCTCGGCTCGGCCCGCGAAACGATCCCGCCCGCGTTCGCGATCCCTGTCTCGCTCATCGGCACGCTGGCCGCGATCTGGATTGCGGGTTTCTCCATCAACATGCTGACGCTGCTCGCTCTCGTCATCGCGACCGGCCTCGTCGTGGACGACGCCATCATCGTGGTCGAGAACATTTCGCGCTATCGCGCCATGGGCAACGGCCCGCGCGCAGCAGCCGTGCTCGGCACCTACGAGATTGTGTTCGCCGTTCTCTCTACCACCGCGGTCCTCATCGCAGTGTTCGTGCCGATCTCGTTCATGCCGGGCCTCGTCGGAAACTTGTTCTCCGAGTTCGGTTTCGTGCTCGCCTTCGCTGTCACCATCTCCTCCTTCGTCGCGCTCACCGTCGTCCCGATGATGGCCTCCAAACTTGGCGCGCCGAGCGCACGCCCGCGCGCCAACGACGACGAGCCTGCGCGCGAAAGCTGGTTTACCCGCCTCTCGAACCGCTTGGCGGAAGCATACGCCCGCACGCTCGATCTCTGCCTGCGCGCCCGTTACCTGCTCGTCGCCGCCTCGTTTGGCTTCGCCGCTCTGGGCTGGATCGCCTACACGATGCTGCCTCAGGAAATCACGCCCGCCGAAGACCGCGGCATCGTCATGGTGAGCCTCAACACCCAGCAAGGCGCCAACCTGGAGTACATGGCGAAGCTCACCGAGCGGGTCGAAAACATACTGGCGGAGCTGAAGGAGAAAGGCGAGATAACAGGCGTGCTCGCAACCATCGGCATGGGCGGCAACGCCAATCGCGCCATGATCGTGGCTCCCCTCGCAGCGTGGAACGAGCGCAGCCGGTCACAGCACGAAATCCAAGCCGAGTTGCAGCAACGGCTGTCCGGCATCCCGGGTCTCACCGTGGCCATGCGCCAGCCCAACAGCCTCGGCATCCGCGGCGGCGGGCAGGGCTTCCGCTTTGCCGTCGCCGGGCCCGACTATGACCGGCTCGCCGAAAAGGCGGTGGAACTCGCAAGCCGCCTCTCGGAAACGCCGGGCTTCCGCAACGCGCGCACGGATTACGACACGACACAGCCTCAACTCTCTGTCCGCATCAACCGCGAGGCGGCCACCAAGCTCGGCGTGCCCATCGCCAGCATAACCAGCCTCATCAACACCATGGTGGACTATCAGAAGGCGGCAGACCTGTTCATCGGCGATGAAATCGTCGAGGTTCAGGTGAAGGCCGGCGGCCGACCCATCGATGACCCGACCGACCTCGGCAACGTCTTCGTAAAAACCAACAACGGCAGCTTCGTCTCTCTGTCCTCGCTGGTGACGATCCAGGAAAGCGCCATCGCACCGAGCCTCGGCCGCGAGGACCGCCAGCGTGCGGTCCCCATCACCGCCGGCCTCGACGAAGGCATGGTGCTGAGCGACGCCGTGGACGCGATGCGCACCATCGCCGCCGAGGTCCTCGACCCCACGATGTCCACCATCCTTCTGGGCGAAGCCCGCACACTGGCCGAGACGTCGCAGAACACCGCGTTCGTGTTCGCGATTGCGCTGCTCGTCGTGTTCCTGGTGCTCGCCGCCCAGTTCGAAAGCATCGTGAGCGCACTGGTGATCCTGTTCACGGTGCCGTTCGGATTGGCGGCAGCGGCCATCGCCATCCTCCTGTCCGGCGGCACGCTCAACGTCTACAGCCAGATCGGCCTCGTGCTCCTGGTCGGCATCATGGCCAAGAACGGCATCCTCATCGTCGAGTTCGCAAACCAGCGGCGCGACGAAGGGATGGACGTGGACACCGCCATCCGCAATGCCTCCACCGTCCGCTTGCGCCCGGTGATGATGACGATGGCCGCATCCGTCATCGGCGCGGTCCCGCTCGTGCTCGCCTTCGGAGCGGGTGCGGAAGCGCGCCTCGCCCTCGGCTGGGTGATCATCGGCGGGCTCGGCTTCGCGACGCTGCTGACGCTGTTCCTGACGCCGGTCGCCTACCGCATCCTTGCCCCGCTCTCGAAGCCGCGCTCTCACGAAACTCAGGTGCTGGAGAAAGAGCTGGAGGCCGCGCGCTTCGGATGA
- a CDS encoding efflux RND transporter periplasmic adaptor subunit, translating to MISSSAHARRWPFFSAIAGAAAALIASAFPTPADAQRERRMIDGDPVVSTYEVRTAPAIERVAAVGSGRARQQVTLTTRVAGVIEDVLFQGGDKVEAGQPLIRLSSEQEAIAVESAEAQRQQAFDAVERYKQLTEGAVSRVTRADADTALKVADAALRRARDDVERMTIRAPFSGIVGLTDLDTGDYLAIGTPVATLDDRSTIVIEFTVPEAAAPAIKIGMPVRATLAARPGEIHNGSVRAVGTRIDPVTRTLTVRGEVPNPDMSLIPGSTFSVSVQLTGDESPVVPGLAIQWDRAGAYVWRVTAENTVERINAAILARDGDRVFIDAALKAGDKIVHEGGGFLRPGQQVREAGS from the coding sequence ATGATATCGAGTTCCGCACACGCACGGCGATGGCCGTTTTTCTCAGCCATCGCGGGCGCAGCCGCGGCCCTTATAGCGAGCGCATTTCCGACACCCGCCGACGCCCAGCGGGAACGCCGCATGATCGACGGCGATCCCGTCGTCTCCACCTATGAGGTGCGCACCGCCCCCGCCATAGAGCGTGTGGCGGCGGTCGGTTCCGGTCGGGCGCGCCAGCAGGTGACGCTGACGACGCGTGTCGCAGGCGTCATCGAAGACGTGCTATTCCAAGGCGGCGACAAGGTTGAGGCCGGCCAACCCCTCATCCGCTTGAGTTCAGAGCAGGAAGCGATCGCGGTCGAATCGGCCGAGGCCCAGCGCCAGCAGGCCTTCGACGCCGTTGAGCGCTACAAACAACTCACCGAAGGCGCCGTGTCGCGCGTCACGCGAGCGGATGCAGACACGGCGTTGAAGGTTGCCGATGCCGCCCTGCGGCGCGCCCGCGACGATGTCGAGCGCATGACGATTCGGGCCCCCTTCTCGGGCATCGTCGGCCTGACCGATCTCGACACCGGCGACTATCTCGCCATCGGCACGCCGGTCGCCACGCTCGACGACCGCTCCACGATTGTCATCGAGTTCACGGTTCCCGAGGCCGCAGCGCCGGCGATCAAGATCGGCATGCCGGTGAGAGCAACGCTCGCCGCACGCCCTGGCGAGATCCACAACGGAAGTGTCCGGGCCGTCGGCACGCGCATCGATCCCGTGACACGCACACTCACCGTACGCGGCGAAGTCCCGAACCCCGACATGAGCCTTATTCCCGGCTCCACGTTTTCCGTCAGTGTCCAGCTCACCGGCGACGAATCTCCCGTCGTTCCGGGGCTCGCGATCCAATGGGACCGCGCAGGAGCCTACGTCTGGCGTGTCACCGCCGAGAACACGGTCGAGCGGATCAACGCCGCCATCCTCGCGCGGGACGGCGACCGCGTCTTCATCGACGCAGCCCTCAAGGCAGGCGACAAAATCGTCCACGAGGGCGGCGGCTTCCTCCGCCCGGGACAGCAGGTGCGAGAAGCGGGCTCGTGA
- a CDS encoding extracellular solute-binding protein: protein MKKLRTALLAKATRSRALLAVAAISALGAQAQADEVVNIYSYREPGLIQEILDAFTAETGIKTNVVFGRNGIIERMTAEGRNSPADLLIVNDSGLLIQAKDAGVTQPLESKVVDETVDARFRDPEHHWVGFTQRARIVYASKERVAQDAITYEELAEPKWKGKVCSRSGQHTYNIALIASMIAHHGEEKAEAWLSGVRDNLATKPAGGDREGARNVHAGLCDVAIGNTYYMAGMMRNEEYKPVAESIKILFPNAADRGTHVNISGGALAAHAPNRDNAVKLIEFFLSKTSQESYVGKSGEYPIVVGAESSDLVKSWGELKADTLPIAEIAALRRKASELVDKVRFDAGPQ, encoded by the coding sequence ATGAAAAAGCTACGGACCGCCCTTCTCGCGAAGGCGACACGGTCACGCGCACTTCTGGCCGTCGCCGCGATAAGCGCACTCGGCGCCCAGGCCCAGGCGGACGAAGTCGTCAACATCTACTCCTACCGCGAGCCGGGCCTTATTCAGGAAATTCTCGACGCCTTCACCGCCGAAACGGGCATCAAGACCAATGTCGTGTTCGGCCGGAACGGCATCATCGAGCGCATGACGGCCGAAGGCCGCAACAGCCCCGCCGACCTCCTGATCGTCAACGACTCAGGGTTGCTCATCCAGGCCAAAGACGCCGGGGTGACGCAGCCGCTCGAATCGAAGGTCGTCGACGAAACCGTCGATGCTCGCTTCCGTGATCCCGAGCACCATTGGGTCGGCTTCACGCAGCGCGCGCGCATCGTCTACGCTTCCAAGGAACGCGTGGCTCAGGACGCAATCACGTACGAAGAGCTGGCCGAACCCAAATGGAAAGGCAAGGTCTGCTCCCGCTCCGGCCAGCACACCTACAACATCGCTCTTATCGCTTCCATGATTGCACACCACGGCGAGGAAAAGGCCGAGGCGTGGCTCTCCGGCGTCCGCGATAATCTGGCCACCAAGCCCGCAGGCGGCGACCGCGAAGGCGCTCGCAACGTGCACGCCGGCCTCTGCGATGTGGCCATCGGCAACACCTACTATATGGCCGGCATGATGCGGAACGAGGAATACAAGCCGGTCGCCGAATCGATCAAAATCCTCTTCCCGAATGCGGCCGACCGCGGCACGCACGTCAACATTTCCGGCGGCGCGCTCGCGGCTCATGCCCCGAACCGCGACAATGCGGTCAAGCTGATCGAGTTCTTCCTCTCGAAGACATCGCAGGAAAGCTACGTCGGCAAGAGCGGCGAGTACCCGATTGTGGTCGGTGCCGAAAGCTCGGATCTGGTGAAAAGCTGGGGCGAACTGAAGGCGGACACGCTTCCCATCGCCGAGATCGCCGCGCTGCGCCGCAAGGCGTCCGAACTGGTCGACAAAGTCCGCTTCGACGCCGGCCCTCAATAA
- a CDS encoding TonB-dependent receptor translates to MDCIKNSRDHDGVAPCRGDGSSAVAGTTLGLLPILAVAMSGSAFAQSSVSVDEITVGGGGTPAPAAAPAEDYELEAAPAAPTDLSLRDGGAGVLNPGVSSSAKATASLLNTPQTVTVIPGTLIQQRQATTMVEALRNTPGITFDAGENGFSSGPNQFNIRGFNSVGSLFIDDTRDNGSFTRDTFNIEGIEIVKGAASDNGRGTAGGYVNTVTKTPQIGNFVAGTAGIGFDEYDSEMRRRATLDVNQSFGTVGVRLNGMIQDGGVAGRDIAENDAWGVAPSLAFGLGTGFRATFAYEHYERNDVPDMGVRINGRQTAPNFGSVRIPGAGARPNDDGTVSRDYAYPQTRLGFDDTVQDAFLARFEYDIVPGVTISNQTRWANVDREARTYYVNGAAIPAQPFNYDRNNETLSNQTNIRAKFNTGPFKHTLSTGVDLSREESSARRASNQTANIEIDTVAFYAFDTIELTRHWQLTGGVRVEHYDLDFAGHQLVNIPAGAGPVQWSDSETTVGGKIGLAYKPVDNGTFYASYGLSHLPHGALLSNPDIARNGQNGFPGFVPGADPVELHNYEIGVKWDWFGGKLSTTAALFHTEKKNVGYPTTTGVLPAGVVYGKQQVQGLELGIAGEITERWKVYGGLLWMDSERKHGPAVDAALNGDYGAGLIPAVTTTNGDELAYTPNFSATLWMTYDLTDKFTFGGGIQYVGDSWVGRPDDALRVIPNGKFGKVPDYFLVNLYASYDITDNIELSLNVDNVFDEEYVQTLNWNGNWGYLGAPRTYWLSANFKY, encoded by the coding sequence ATGGACTGCATAAAGAACTCGCGCGATCACGATGGGGTCGCGCCCTGCCGCGGTGACGGCTCGTCGGCGGTTGCTGGTACGACGCTCGGGCTTCTTCCGATCCTGGCCGTCGCGATGTCGGGATCGGCTTTCGCGCAAAGCTCGGTTTCGGTGGATGAGATTACGGTCGGCGGCGGCGGAACGCCTGCTCCGGCCGCGGCCCCGGCCGAGGATTACGAGTTGGAGGCGGCTCCGGCTGCTCCTACCGATCTCAGCCTTCGCGACGGTGGCGCGGGTGTTCTGAACCCGGGTGTTTCCTCGTCCGCAAAGGCAACGGCTTCTCTGTTGAACACGCCGCAGACCGTGACGGTCATTCCCGGCACGCTGATCCAGCAGCGCCAGGCGACCACGATGGTGGAAGCGCTGCGCAACACGCCGGGCATCACGTTCGACGCGGGCGAGAACGGATTTTCGTCGGGTCCGAACCAGTTCAACATCCGCGGTTTCAATTCCGTGGGCAGCCTTTTCATTGACGATACACGCGATAACGGCAGTTTCACGCGCGATACCTTCAATATCGAAGGAATCGAGATCGTAAAGGGCGCGGCATCCGACAACGGACGCGGTACGGCTGGCGGTTACGTCAATACCGTCACCAAGACACCGCAGATCGGCAACTTCGTTGCCGGGACGGCGGGTATTGGGTTTGACGAATACGATTCCGAGATGCGCCGCCGCGCGACGCTTGACGTCAACCAGAGCTTCGGGACCGTCGGTGTTCGCCTCAATGGCATGATTCAGGACGGCGGCGTCGCAGGCCGCGACATTGCCGAGAACGATGCCTGGGGCGTGGCGCCGTCGCTCGCCTTCGGTCTCGGGACCGGTTTCCGCGCGACTTTCGCTTATGAGCACTATGAGCGGAACGACGTTCCTGACATGGGTGTTCGTATCAACGGGCGGCAGACTGCTCCGAACTTCGGCTCCGTTCGGATTCCCGGCGCAGGTGCGCGTCCGAATGACGATGGAACCGTCTCGCGCGATTATGCCTACCCGCAAACGCGGCTAGGGTTCGACGATACAGTGCAGGACGCTTTCCTCGCACGCTTCGAGTACGACATCGTTCCGGGCGTGACGATCAGCAACCAGACGCGCTGGGCCAACGTGGACCGGGAAGCCAGAACATATTATGTCAACGGTGCTGCGATCCCCGCCCAGCCATTCAACTACGATCGCAACAACGAGACGCTGAGCAACCAGACGAACATCCGGGCGAAGTTCAACACCGGTCCGTTCAAGCACACGCTGTCAACGGGTGTGGACCTCTCTCGTGAAGAGTCTTCGGCTCGCCGAGCGAGCAACCAGACCGCAAACATCGAGATCGACACCGTTGCATTCTACGCATTCGATACGATCGAGTTGACCCGGCACTGGCAGCTTACCGGCGGTGTTCGCGTCGAGCATTACGACCTCGATTTCGCTGGTCACCAGCTTGTCAACATCCCCGCAGGCGCCGGTCCTGTTCAGTGGAGCGATTCCGAGACCACGGTCGGCGGCAAGATCGGCCTTGCCTATAAGCCGGTGGACAATGGAACGTTCTATGCGTCCTACGGTCTGTCGCATCTGCCGCACGGCGCGTTGCTTTCGAACCCGGATATTGCCCGCAACGGGCAGAACGGCTTCCCTGGCTTCGTTCCGGGTGCCGATCCGGTCGAGTTGCACAACTACGAAATCGGCGTGAAGTGGGATTGGTTCGGCGGCAAGCTGTCGACCACCGCCGCTCTGTTCCACACCGAGAAGAAGAACGTCGGCTATCCGACGACGACCGGCGTGCTTCCCGCGGGGGTCGTGTACGGCAAGCAGCAGGTTCAAGGTCTTGAGCTCGGCATTGCGGGCGAGATCACCGAGCGCTGGAAGGTGTACGGCGGTCTTCTCTGGATGGACAGCGAGCGTAAGCACGGTCCGGCTGTCGATGCGGCGCTCAATGGCGACTATGGCGCAGGCTTGATTCCGGCTGTCACGACCACGAACGGCGACGAGCTGGCTTACACGCCGAACTTCTCCGCCACGCTGTGGATGACCTACGATCTGACCGACAAGTTCACCTTCGGCGGCGGCATCCAGTATGTCGGCGACTCGTGGGTTGGACGTCCGGACGACGCGCTGCGCGTGATCCCGAACGGCAAGTTCGGCAAGGTGCCGGATTACTTCCTGGTTAACCTCTATGCGTCGTACGACATCACGGACAACATCGAGCTGTCGCTCAACGTCGACAACGTGTTCGACGAGGAATATGTCCAGACGCTCAACTGGAACGGCAACTGGGGCTATCTCGGTGCGCCGCGCACCTACTGGCTCTCGGCGAACTTCAAGTACTGA
- a CDS encoding Fe2+-dependent dioxygenase has product MLVTIPDVLSAEELAHIRRVLEGTQWVDGRVTAGDQAVKVKNNLQVPIDSPAAQELGQIVLGALGRNAKFMTAALPLRVLPPMFNRYDEGMTFGAHVDGSIRTLPGGQRLRTDVSSTLFLTPPEDYDGGELVVHDTYGKHTVKLPAGHLVVYPATSMHSVTPVTRGSRWGSFFWSQSMVKDDWRRHMLYDLDMSIMSVRERLADDDPAVVGLTAHYHNLIRAWSET; this is encoded by the coding sequence ATGCTCGTAACCATCCCGGACGTGCTATCGGCAGAGGAACTCGCGCATATCCGCCGCGTGCTCGAAGGTACGCAGTGGGTGGATGGGCGCGTGACGGCCGGAGATCAGGCCGTGAAGGTCAAAAACAATCTGCAAGTGCCGATCGATTCTCCTGCGGCCCAAGAGCTGGGGCAGATCGTCCTTGGAGCGCTCGGGCGCAACGCGAAGTTCATGACGGCCGCGCTGCCGCTGCGCGTGCTGCCGCCGATGTTCAACCGCTACGACGAAGGCATGACGTTCGGTGCGCATGTCGATGGCTCGATCCGGACGTTGCCGGGCGGCCAGCGGCTTCGTACGGACGTTTCGTCCACGCTGTTCCTGACGCCGCCCGAGGATTACGACGGCGGCGAGCTGGTCGTGCACGATACCTACGGCAAGCACACCGTGAAGCTGCCAGCGGGACATCTCGTCGTCTATCCCGCAACGAGCATGCACAGCGTGACGCCCGTCACGCGCGGCAGCCGCTGGGGGTCGTTCTTCTGGTCGCAGTCGATGGTGAAGGACGATTGGCGCCGCCACATGCTCTACGATCTCGACATGTCGATCATGAGCGTGCGCGAGAGGCTGGCGGACGACGATCCGGCCGTTGTGGGGCTTACGGCGCATTATCATAACCTGATCCGCGCCTGGTCCGAGACCTGA
- a CDS encoding alpha-hydroxy acid oxidase, whose product MTDGPQHAVPPDCVSAADYERYAQARLPADVWAYIAGAGADGFTQRWNREAFDNMRLAGRVLTDMKVASTERVLFGKALTVPILVAPVAHQKLVHPDGELAAVLGASAVSVWMTVSTLASVRLEEVAEAAQTTLWFQLYMQATREATLSLVRRAEAAGYAAIVVTVDAPVNGVRNIEQRAGFRLPPHVRPVNIDGVPGPVSRAGPGESPVFKGLLDHAPTWADVEWLRSETKLPILLKGIVHPDDAERAIASGVDGIVVSNHGGRTLDTLPASLDALEAVAWRVAGRVPLILDGGIRRGTDVLKALALGAQAVMIGQPILHALAVAGPVGVIHLLTILRAEFEAAMALTGCARVGDITRSVLWEPPGSIG is encoded by the coding sequence GTGACGGACGGACCTCAACACGCGGTGCCGCCGGATTGCGTGTCCGCCGCCGATTACGAGCGGTATGCGCAGGCGCGTCTTCCCGCCGATGTCTGGGCCTATATCGCGGGTGCCGGCGCCGACGGTTTCACGCAACGCTGGAACCGCGAGGCGTTCGACAACATGCGCCTTGCGGGGCGTGTGCTGACCGACATGAAGGTCGCTTCGACGGAGAGGGTGCTTTTTGGAAAAGCGCTGACCGTCCCGATCCTCGTTGCGCCCGTCGCACATCAAAAGCTCGTGCATCCCGACGGCGAGCTTGCGGCTGTGCTCGGGGCTTCGGCCGTGTCCGTGTGGATGACGGTGAGCACGCTTGCCAGCGTTCGTCTTGAGGAGGTCGCGGAGGCGGCGCAGACGACGCTTTGGTTCCAGCTCTATATGCAGGCGACGCGCGAGGCGACGCTTTCCCTCGTGCGGCGCGCGGAGGCGGCGGGGTACGCGGCCATCGTGGTGACGGTGGATGCACCCGTGAACGGCGTGCGCAACATCGAGCAGCGTGCGGGGTTCCGGCTGCCGCCGCACGTGCGGCCGGTCAATATCGATGGCGTCCCGGGGCCAGTTTCAAGGGCTGGGCCCGGCGAAAGCCCCGTCTTCAAGGGGCTGCTCGACCATGCGCCGACGTGGGCGGATGTGGAGTGGCTGCGCAGCGAGACGAAGCTGCCGATCCTGCTCAAAGGTATCGTCCATCCCGACGACGCGGAGCGTGCGATTGCGAGCGGCGTTGACGGCATCGTGGTGTCGAACCATGGCGGCCGCACGCTGGATACGCTGCCGGCCAGCCTCGACGCGCTGGAGGCTGTGGCGTGGCGCGTTGCCGGGCGCGTCCCGCTCATTCTCGATGGCGGCATTCGTCGCGGAACGGATGTACTCAAGGCGCTGGCGCTCGGTGCCCAGGCGGTGATGATCGGGCAGCCGATCCTGCACGCTCTTGCCGTGGCAGGACCCGTGGGGGTGATCCACCTCCTCACCATCCTGCGCGCGGAGTTCGAGGCGGCGATGGCGCTCACGGGATGTGCGCGCGTGGGCGACATCACGCGGAGCGTGCTCTGGGAGCCGCCCGGGTCAATCGGCTGA
- a CDS encoding cell envelope integrity protein TolA yields MVSLAWQYERDGESLVTSATRWLGAAVTVAAMQAGIAYAVLNWPRAAESAGEPAGAIMIDIAPVVSAPDVPPQELAVGPEQAASEESIANISDDVVEELLEMEDMPVARPKPIEDIPKLAELQHAEAVLPQPIEDKPLPKEEEPEVEKLVEQKKAKKPPRKQSVASQAMAPRAVKNAKKSRTNAAPRAGTSSSMSAATWRGRLVAHLNRHKRHPGGGARGTASISFTINRSGSVTGVRLTRSSGNAALDQAAVALARRASPVPAPPSNVGGGSVTVNVPIRFTR; encoded by the coding sequence GTGGTTTCTCTTGCCTGGCAATACGAACGCGACGGCGAGTCGCTCGTCACTTCCGCCACGCGCTGGCTCGGAGCCGCCGTGACGGTGGCCGCCATGCAGGCCGGGATCGCTTACGCGGTGCTCAACTGGCCGCGCGCCGCCGAGAGCGCGGGCGAGCCCGCAGGCGCCATCATGATCGACATCGCGCCTGTCGTTTCCGCACCCGACGTCCCTCCGCAGGAACTGGCAGTCGGGCCGGAGCAGGCTGCGTCCGAAGAGAGCATCGCCAACATCTCCGACGATGTCGTCGAAGAGCTCCTTGAAATGGAGGACATGCCTGTCGCGCGGCCCAAGCCGATCGAGGACATCCCCAAGCTTGCCGAGCTTCAGCATGCGGAAGCCGTTCTCCCGCAACCGATCGAGGACAAGCCCCTTCCCAAGGAGGAGGAGCCGGAAGTCGAGAAACTCGTCGAGCAGAAGAAAGCCAAGAAGCCGCCGCGCAAGCAGTCCGTCGCGTCTCAGGCCATGGCGCCGCGTGCCGTCAAAAACGCCAAGAAATCCAGAACCAACGCAGCTCCGCGCGCCGGCACGTCGTCGTCGATGTCGGCCGCCACCTGGCGCGGACGGCTCGTCGCGCATCTCAACCGCCATAAACGCCATCCCGGCGGCGGCGCCCGCGGCACCGCCTCGATCTCCTTCACCATCAACCGTTCGGGAAGCGTAACCGGCGTGCGGCTGACGCGATCCTCTGGTAATGCCGCGCTCGATCAAGCCGCCGTGGCTCTCGCCCGCCGGGCAAGCCCGGTACCGGCCCCGCCGTCCAACGTCGGAGGCGGCAGCGTGACCGTCAACGTGCCGATCCGCTTTACGCGCTGA
- the exbD gene encoding TonB system transport protein ExbD, whose amino-acid sequence MAGSLNSRTDSDDLEESHEINVTPFIDVMLVLLIIFMVAAPLSTVDVAVDLPASNAPSQPRPEEPIFLSVKEDLTLAFGNDMVGRDELKARLDEKTGGKLDERIFVRADKAVDYGDLMEVLNLLRDTGYLKIGLVGLETLPTPSGAPAAELAPAPGGP is encoded by the coding sequence ATGGCCGGCAGCCTGAACTCACGCACCGACAGCGACGATCTGGAAGAGAGCCACGAGATCAACGTCACGCCGTTCATCGACGTGATGCTGGTGCTTCTCATTATCTTCATGGTGGCAGCGCCGCTCTCCACCGTCGACGTGGCCGTCGACCTTCCGGCTTCGAACGCACCGTCGCAACCTCGCCCGGAGGAACCGATCTTCCTCAGCGTCAAAGAGGACCTGACGCTCGCCTTCGGGAACGACATGGTCGGCCGTGACGAGTTGAAAGCCCGCCTCGACGAGAAGACCGGCGGCAAACTCGACGAGCGGATCTTCGTGCGCGCCGATAAGGCAGTCGACTACGGCGACCTGATGGAGGTGCTGAACCTCCTGCGCGACACGGGCTACCTGAAGATCGGCCTCGTCGGCCTCGAAACGCTTCCCACGCCGTCAGGCGCGCCCGCCGCAGAGCTGGCACCGGCTCCGGGAGGCCCCTGA